The Pectobacterium wasabiae CFBP 3304 DNA segment TGCTTTTCAGAAACGACGTGCCAGATCCGATAAACGGCAGTACGGCCAGAATAATTCCGGCGACAAGGGCACCAAATAGTGCTGAACGTAATAATTTAGCAAGCATGGCCGCGATTTACTGTGGAAAGGGAGATAAAGGGAGGATATCACGAGAAGTTCGGACACCGCATGACTCGGTGTCCGATTTTTTATGGCGCGCGATCCTTGGCCGATTAGACTATCGTAAAAAACGACAAGCGATTAACGCAGCAGCAGATAGATCGTTTCTTCGCCTCGGACGATATTCAGCGCCAGAACGGAAGGTTTCGCTTCCAGCAGCTTGCGCAGTTGCGTGATGTTTTCAATACGTTCACGGTTTACGCCGATGATGATATCGCCTTTTTGCAGGCCAACCTGCGCTGCTGGTGTGTCCTTGGCGACGTTATCAATCTGCACCCCTTTGCTGCCGTCTTTCAGTTGACCATTAGTCAGGGAGGCGCCCTGTAATGAGGGTGAAAGCGTTTCGGCACTAGTCGATGCCGATGTGCTGTTATCCAACACGACGGACACTTCCTGCGGTTTGCCATCACGCAGCAGGCCGATTTTCACGGTTTTACCTGGCGCAGTGGTGCCGACTTTGGCCCGCAGTTCGGCAAAGCTGCTGATTGGTTTGCCATCCAGCGTAGTCAATACGTCGCCCGCCTTAATTCCGGCTTTGGCCGCGGCAGATTTCGGTAAGACTTCGCTGACGAAAGCACCGCGCTGGGCATCGACGTTGAAGGCTTTCGCCATTTCTGACGTCATCTCGCTGCCTTTAATACCCAGTAGCCCGCGCTTAACTTCGCCGAATTCAACCAACTGCTGCGCCAGATTCTGGGCCATGTTGCTGGGGATAGCGAAACCGATACCGATATTCCCGCCGCCTGGAGCCAGGATCGCGGTGTTAATACCGATCAGATCGCCGTTGAGGTTCACCAGCGCGCCGCCGGAGTTGCCGCGGTTGATAGAAGCATCGGTCTGGATGAAGTTTTCTAACCCTTCAAGATTCAGACCGCTACGTCCCAGTGCGGAGATAATGCCGGACGTTGCCGTCTGGCCAAGGCCGAACGGGTTACCAACAGCAACGGCAAAATCGCCGACGCGCAACTGATCGGAATCTGCCATTTTCACGGAGACCAGGTTTTTGGCACCATTCAACTGGAGCAGGGCGATATCGGTCTGTTCGTCACGACCGATCAACTTCGCATCATATTCACGTCCGTCATTAAGCTGGACGCGGATTTTGTCGGCGTTATTGATAACGTGATTGTTGGTGAGCACGTAGCCTTTTGCGGCATCAATAATCACGCCGGAACCCAGCCCTTCAAACGGACGAGAATTTTGTTTGTCCGTCGGGAAGTTCGGGCCAAAGAAGAACTTGAACTCTTCCGGTACGCGCTGGCGCTGTACCTGTGTACCTTCAACATGCACGCTGACGACGGCTGGTAAGACTTTTTCCAGCATCGGGGCCAGGCTTGGCGTCTGTTGCCCTTGAACCACGGCAGGCAGCGCAGCATTCGCTGCGGGAAGCGTGGACAGGGTCAAACCTATGCTTATTGCCAGTGCACTAAATAATAATGATGTTTTTTTCATTGTTATTAACTCTCTTGCGGCCTGCGGATGAATAAAACGATGATATATAAACTTAAAGACACGGTGAAGAGTCAGACTGACGATCAATGTGTAAAGTTCACTGCTGTTTCGTCAGCAGATTGTAACTATCGCTTTTTAATGGTGTGTGATCGGACGATGACAGCGCGCGGTGCACGTTTTAATAAGCGTAGAACAAGGGAGGGAAAGCGTGAGGCCAGAAAGCCTCACGTTTAGGGTATAATTAGTTGATATTATTTACGAATTGGGCGTTCGCCCCGCAACAAGCCTGACGCACCATCGGAATAATCGCGTGGTGGCATGTTCACCGGTGCCTGATCGTTATCCGCTTCTGACTCGGTCAGACGGTATTTAAACGGATTATCCTGGCCGGGAACGTTAGGTAACAGGTTATTGGAGCTTTTCGCCATGTGCTGATAAAGCTGACGATAGTCATCCGCCATGTTATCCAACAGTTCCGCACTGCGGGCAAAGTGTCCAACCAATTCCTGACGATAGTCTTCCAGTTCGGTTTTGCTTTTCTCCAGCTCATTTTGCAATACCTGCTGTTGCCGCAGCTTACGGTTACCAAAGCGCATGGCGACAGCACCAATAATAATACCGACGACTAAACCTATCAGCGCATACTCCCAAGTCATAATAGCTCCTATTTTGACGTTGTTGTCCCGTAGGGTTTTTCACTTAATAATAGTCACTATAACCGTTAACCTTGCCTGAGTGGAATCCTGATGCTCGATGACTGAGGGGAATGTTGACCTACCGCAGACATCAAGGTTGTTAACTGCGACGATTACGGCTTAAATCGACGGCAACACACAGCAAAACACGACTAACTTTTTTCTCAGGGATTGCGATGGCTACTCCACAGACAACACCGCAGCAAACAACCCCCTTGGCGCTTTACCAGCAGGCGCTTTCCGCTGGTGAATATCAACCGGACGAGGTACAGCAGCAAACCGTTGAGCGTCTGGAGGCAATACATCAGGCACTATGCGAACGTGCAACGGATGACGGAGTGGGAGCCCCCGGTCGTGCAGGGAAATGGCGTAACTGGCTGGGACTGCGCGATAAACGCGAACCTGCCCCGGTTCAAGGGCTGTACATGTGGGGCGGCGTCGGGCGTGGTAAAACCTGGCTGATGGATATGTTTTTCCATAGCCTGCCCGCCGAGCGCAAGATGCGCCTGCATTTCCATCGCTTTATGCTACGCGTGCATGAAGAACTGAACCAGTTTCAGGGGCAGGAAAATCCGCTGGAGAAAGTGGCTGATGGCTTCAAAGCCGAAACGGACGTGCTGTGTTTCGATGAGTTTTTCGTCTCTGACATTACGGATGCGATGCTGCTGGCCGAACTGCTGCGAGCGCTGTTTGCCCGTGGTATTGCACTGGTGGCGACGTCGAATATCCCACCAGACGATCTCTACCGCAATGGATTACAACGTGCACGTTTTCTTCCTGCGATTGCGTTGATTAAACAGCATTGTGAAGTGCGTAATGTCGATGCCGGTATCGATTATCGTCTGCGTACGCTGACACAGGCACACCTTTATCTCTCGCCGCTGAATGAAGAAACGAATACGGCAATGCAGCAGATGTTTACGCGCTTGACCGGGAAGAAATGGCAAACGCCGGGACCAGTGCTGGAGATCAATCATCGTCCGTTAACGACGCTTAGCGTGAGTGACGGCGTGCTGGCGGTCGATTTCCACACGTTGTGTACGGAAGCACGGAGCCAGAATGATTACATCGCGCTGTCGCGCCTCTACCATACGATGCTGTTGCACAATGTAACGGTGATGGAGACAAAGGAAGAGAACACCGCCCGCCGCTTTCTGGCGCTGGTGGATGAGTGTTACGATCGTCGCATTAAGCTCATTATCTCTGCGCAGGCACCGATGTTTGCTATCTACCAGGGAGAGCACCTGAAATTTGAATATCAGCGCTGTTTATCCCGTTTGCAGGAAATGCAAAGCGAAGAGTACCTACGGCAGCCGCATTTGGCGTAACACTGGCTGTGGTTTTTCGTGATTTTCGTGTGAAAAAAGGTCGATTTTTGAGAATGACTTCTCTATAATCTTGCGACCCCACGTTACAACAAAGTTTTTTTCCCAAAAACTTTATAGTGCCGGCAATGGCTATTCGAAGGGGTAGGTTTGCTGGACTTGATGGTCGTGTGAGCCTCAACTGTTTTCGAGCGTTAGGGTGTTCACCAACGTGTAACTAATTATTGGGTAAGCTTTTAATGAAAACTTTTACAGCTAAACCAGAGACCGTAAAACGTGACTGGTACGTTGTTGATGCGAACGGTAAAACTTTAGGCCGTCTCGCTACTGAACTGGCTCGTCGTCTGCGCGGCAAGCATAAAGCGGAATACACCCCGCACGTTGATACGGGTGATTACATCATCGTCCTGAACGCTGACAAAGTTGCTGTAACTGGCAACAAGCGTACTGACAAGATTTATTATCATCACACCGGTCACATCGGTGGTATTAAACAAGCGACCTTTGAAGAGATGATTGCCCGCCGTCCTGAGCGTGTGATTGAAATCGCGGTTAAAGGCATGCTGCCGAAGGGCCCGTTGGGTCGTGCTATGTTCCGTAAACTGAAAGTTTACGCGGGCACCGAGCACAATCACGCGGCACAGCAACCGCAAGTTCTGGACATTTAATCGGGATTATAGGCAATGGCTGAAAATCAATACTACGGCACTG contains these protein-coding regions:
- the degQ gene encoding serine endoprotease DegQ, coding for MKKTSLLFSALAISIGLTLSTLPAANAALPAVVQGQQTPSLAPMLEKVLPAVVSVHVEGTQVQRQRVPEEFKFFFGPNFPTDKQNSRPFEGLGSGVIIDAAKGYVLTNNHVINNADKIRVQLNDGREYDAKLIGRDEQTDIALLQLNGAKNLVSVKMADSDQLRVGDFAVAVGNPFGLGQTATSGIISALGRSGLNLEGLENFIQTDASINRGNSGGALVNLNGDLIGINTAILAPGGGNIGIGFAIPSNMAQNLAQQLVEFGEVKRGLLGIKGSEMTSEMAKAFNVDAQRGAFVSEVLPKSAAAKAGIKAGDVLTTLDGKPISSFAELRAKVGTTAPGKTVKIGLLRDGKPQEVSVVLDNSTSASTSAETLSPSLQGASLTNGQLKDGSKGVQIDNVAKDTPAAQVGLQKGDIIIGVNRERIENITQLRKLLEAKPSVLALNIVRGEETIYLLLR
- the zapG gene encoding Z-ring associated protein ZapG gives rise to the protein MTWEYALIGLVVGIIIGAVAMRFGNRKLRQQQVLQNELEKSKTELEDYRQELVGHFARSAELLDNMADDYRQLYQHMAKSSNNLLPNVPGQDNPFKYRLTESEADNDQAPVNMPPRDYSDGASGLLRGERPIRK
- the zapE gene encoding cell division protein ZapE translates to MATPQTTPQQTTPLALYQQALSAGEYQPDEVQQQTVERLEAIHQALCERATDDGVGAPGRAGKWRNWLGLRDKREPAPVQGLYMWGGVGRGKTWLMDMFFHSLPAERKMRLHFHRFMLRVHEELNQFQGQENPLEKVADGFKAETDVLCFDEFFVSDITDAMLLAELLRALFARGIALVATSNIPPDDLYRNGLQRARFLPAIALIKQHCEVRNVDAGIDYRLRTLTQAHLYLSPLNEETNTAMQQMFTRLTGKKWQTPGPVLEINHRPLTTLSVSDGVLAVDFHTLCTEARSQNDYIALSRLYHTMLLHNVTVMETKEENTARRFLALVDECYDRRIKLIISAQAPMFAIYQGEHLKFEYQRCLSRLQEMQSEEYLRQPHLA
- the rplM gene encoding 50S ribosomal protein L13; this encodes MKTFTAKPETVKRDWYVVDANGKTLGRLATELARRLRGKHKAEYTPHVDTGDYIIVLNADKVAVTGNKRTDKIYYHHTGHIGGIKQATFEEMIARRPERVIEIAVKGMLPKGPLGRAMFRKLKVYAGTEHNHAAQQPQVLDI